A window of Mixophyes fleayi isolate aMixFle1 chromosome 10, aMixFle1.hap1, whole genome shotgun sequence contains these coding sequences:
- the PSMC3 gene encoding 26S proteasome regulatory subunit 6A translates to MASVWDETEQDGVGQEVLKMSTEEIIQRTRLLDSEIKIMKSEVLRVTHELQAMKDKIKENSEKIKVNKTLPYLVSNVIELLDVDPNDQEEDGANIDLDSQRKGKCAVIKTSTRQTYFLPVIGLVDAEKLKPGDLVGVNKDSYLILETLPTEYDSRVKAMEVDERPTEQYSDIGGLDKQIQELVEAIVLPMNHKEKFENLGIQPPKGVLMYGPPGTGKTLLARACAAQTKATFLKLAGPQLVQMFIGDGAKLVRDAFALAKEKAPSIIFIDELDAIGTKRFDSEKAGDREVQRTMLELLNQLDGFQPNTQVKVIAATNRVDILDPALLRSGRLDRKIEFPMPNEEARARIMQIHSRKMNVSPDVNYEELARCTDDFNGAQCKAVCVEAGMIALRRGATELTHEDYMEGILEVQAKKKANLQYYA, encoded by the exons ATGGCGTCTGTGTGGGATGAGACCGAG CAGGATGGGGTAGGACAAGAAGTCCTTAAGATGTCCACAGAAGAGATCATTCAAAGGACCCGGCTCTTGGACAGTGAAATAAAG ATTATGAAGAGCGAGGTTTTGCGGGTGACGCATGAGTTACAAGCCATGAAAGATAAAATCAAGGAAAACAGTGAGAAAATCAAAGTGAATAAGACCCTTCCCTACCTGGTTTCCAATGTTATTGAG cTACTAGATGTTGATCCCAATGACCAAGAGGAAGACGGTGCCAATATTGATCTAGACTCTCAGAGGAAGGGAAAGTGTGCGGTTATAAAAACATCTACCCGACAG ACATACTTCCTGCCAGTGATTGGTTTGGTTGATGCAGAGAAGCTGAAGCCTGGTGATCTTGTG GGGGTGAATAAGGATTCCTACCTCATCTTGGAGACCCTCCCCACAGAATACGATTCTCGTGTTAAGGCGATGGAGGTGGATGAAAGGCCGACCGAGCAGTACAGCGATATTGGAGGCCTGGATAAGCAGATCCAGGAG CTGGTAGAAGCCATTGTTCTACCCATGAACCACAAGGAGAAATTTGAGAATTTGGGAATTCAGCCTCCAAAAGGCGTGCTCATGTACGGTCCTCCTGGAACGGGAAAGACTCTTTTGGCAAGAGCATGTGCCGCACAGACCAAG GCCACTTTCCTGAAGCTTGCTGGTCCTCAGTTAGTTCAGATGTTCATCGGAGATGGAGCCAAGCTTGTCCGGGATGCCTTTGCATTGGCCAAGGAGAAGGCTCCATCCATCATTTTTATTGATGAACTGGACGCTATTGGAACAAAAAG ATTTGACAGTGAGAAGGCCGGAGACAGAGAGGTGCAGAGGACGATGTTGGAGCTTCTAAACCAGCTGGATGGTTTTCAGCCCAACACCCAAGTTAAG GTGATTGCTGCTACAAACCGTGTAGACATCTTGGATCCCGCACTGCTCCGTTCAGGACGTCTGGACCGGAAGATTGAATTCCCAATGCCCAATGAAGAGGCCCGAGCCAGAATCATGCAGATCCACTCCCGCAAGATGAATGTCAG TCCTGACGTCAACTATGAGGAGCTCGCTCGCTGCACCGATGACTTCAATGGGGCGCAGTGTAAAGCCGTATGTGTGGAGGCG GGAATGATTGCTCTGCGCAGAGGGGCCACCGAACTAACGCACGAAGATTACATGGAGGGGATATTGGAAGTCCAGGCTAAGAAAAAGGCCAATTTGCAGTACTATGCGTAG